In Gadus chalcogrammus isolate NIFS_2021 chromosome 13, NIFS_Gcha_1.0, whole genome shotgun sequence, the genomic stretch TCACTTTGTGACAAATTCCTGATCAGTTATATGATCATGTTGCTTGTTTGCTTTTATGATGAAGCATAAAACATTGGATTCATAATGAACTATGAGCTGCACATTAATTTATAATGTCAACTCAATATTGTTACATGTAACATATCTATGTCTTTTATGAAGACAACAAATGTATATCCTCTACTCTGTTTGAGTAATGCGTTTTGGAGATCTTTTTCAAATGATTGTTGTGATGTGTCATCACCTCTATTGGACTTCAGTTGAAGTTTTATGGTTCTGAAATCGTCTGTTTGAATAAACAAACATTAACTTCAATATTTCTTGTCTTCGCTCTTTTAAATGTGGGTTACATTGTTATTCTTAGACATATTGATCACAAATTAAACCTTGTGTTGCTCCTGACGAGAAAGATACAATACTACAATACAGCAGTGCATCGCCTCCAGAACAGTGAAACCATGACAACAGTGCCTCGCCTCCATAACAGTGAAACCATGACAACAGTGACAGACAGCATGCAGATTGAAAATACTGAAAGTAAGTTGAACAATGTTATACTAGACTAGTACAGGAGTTTATGGGTGAGGGGCATTAAAGTGTTTCACCTACGCCAGAATGTAATATATCAGTCGGATGTGGAATAAACCTGGTTATTGTATCATCCTGCTCTTGAGATTTCTACACACTTTTGCCAGTGTAAGTCGGGGTTGACTATTATAATTGATTATGCatacaaaatatacatttgaataaatagatCAAGCAGCAGATGGCATTTATTTTACAAAGCTCCAGGGGCAGAAGTTGTCACAATCCTAAAATATATGAGATACATTTTTTTCTggtataaaacatatatatactaAAAAAAAAGCTCTTTCAATTTAAgagtttattattttagtgtTATTCAGCTATGTCCTCCATTCCTTATTGGTGATGTCACTCTTATTTTCTAACGTGATGAGTCATAAGACACACTTCTTTTGTTACTCCAGTGAAACCAGTGAATGGGGAGAGTGTGGGAAACCAGTAAGAGCTCACTCACAGGGCTGCAGTGGGGCAATAGACTTAAAAACCTTTACCCTGGGGGGTGGACAGGGGTTAAAGGGGAAACATAGGCCGCTGAACAGAAACCCACAGATCAGTTTCAAATCActacttttttcctttttctctttttaacaAGAGAAAAATATTGTGATttatctgtatttttattttatttggataTAAATGTAACTTCGGCATATCAATAAAGAACATGTCAATGTCCATTCGATATCACATATCTACAGTACTGATATAACATTaatataataaatgttattGACTGATTTCATAGCCAATGGTATTATGTAGTGAGTTTTAAATACATGTGTTAAAACTATTGCAACATCTACAGAGTTAATGCTTGACTATTGAACAAATTGACATGTTGTCTACCCTAAAACATATGACGCCGCTAATGAAGAATTAGCATTGAGCAAGGCACACTCCTATTAATCAGAAGAAGCTCTGTCAATGAACAGAGTGTGGGAAAGCTCTGGAGGGTGAAGTCACATTTCAGAGTCATTAGCATCATGAGTCCTAACAGAACCACCTATTTCTCAACAGGGAATTGGCACACTTCAGGAAAAAACTGCCTCCCACTCCAGACACATGTCTGCTAAAGGGATCGATCTCAATGAAGGCGAAGGAGAAAGCTTTTATCAATGTAAATAACATTGTATCTTAATATTGACTCTTGATATAATTTACTGAAGATTATTGTTGTTTAGGGCAAAATTCGACAGTCCATGATCCAGCCAATGGGGTGCTTTCCATCATGATGGTCAGTGATGTCAGGGGTCTGTTTGTGGTGCAACACAGAGAATGGATCCTTAACCAAGGGTCCATTCAAAGTCCTTTTGTCAGCCATGACCACAGCACATTGGAGTCAGTGTGGGAAACTCAGATCCACTCTCTACTCACACCGACTACCAGTCACCACACTGAAGAAACATCTGCTACATCTGGACACTCAGAAATATGTCCTAACAAGTTAGAAATCACTAACGTAATAATAATATGCAATTAAACAAAAACATCAGTGAAAGAAATGAGATTatcaaaattgaaaaaaaaatacagaatttAAGCGTTCTTGCTTTTATTGAACAAAATTGAACTGATGACAGATTTTGTTTAATAGGCAATTATTaatcatgaataaatataatcCAACAATGAACAGAAAAACATAACCTAGAAATGTTTTTTCATGTGCCACTCCTCATACTTAGTGGTGGTCATGTTAAGTAACGGCATTATTACATGGTACCTGTTCTACCCATAACTGATATCAATAAATCCTGAACGTGTGTGTTGTAATGAGGAGCACGTGCCCTATCAAAGTCATTGGTCCCATCGTTAGGATCCAGATCTAATCTCTCTACAGGGTCACCACTTTCCCAGATCCACACAgagcctctctccatcaccccccagTCCTCCACCTGGTCCCCTGAGATCTATCTATTGTCCCCCAGCAATAAGAGCCTGCAGCATGTGGCAGCCTGCGTTCCTCATTGTCCTCCTtagctctctgattggttcagactGTGAGAACCTCCAACCAGACCTAGACCCACACATTCATATGGAGATTAGGGACTATATAAAGGAGGgctgaagccaggagagaccagATTCTCTCTACATAGACCTCTACTGCAGAGAACCACACATGGCTCCTACAATCAATTCAGCAATGACTTCTTCCCAGGACAACTTAACCCTGCCCCACAAGGTAAATTCAAGGATAAAttaaacaaaacttttggagtTTATGCTGATGACATGTTGAGATTAGTGTATTAAATATGCCTTTGTCTTCCTCCAGATCAGAAAGCCGCTGGTGGAAAAGCTACGCAGAGAGCGAATCAACAGCAGCATTGAGCAGCTCAAGTCTCTGCTGGGTCCAGAGTTCCTCAAACAAGAACCTGACTCCAAGATGGAGAAAGCAGACATCCTGGAGATGACAGTTGACTTCTTGAGACAACTGCAGCTCTCTTGCCTTGGAAATTCTGTCACAGGTTTAACAGCTGCCAACCAGGGTCACTCCAGGTGTGTTCAGGAGGTGGTCCACTTCCTGTCTAAGGATGAGGTGAAGACACTGTCCAACAGAAGAATGTTGGATCACTTTCAGAACCTTCGGACCTCCTCTGATACAAGGCTGACTGAGGGTGGTTCAATTCAGCTGAGCTCTCCACTCAAGCCCAATATCACCAAAGGGAAGAGTTCAGTTAACAGCGCCGTCTGGAGGCCCTGGTAGAAACCTAAAATCTGGAGGTACTAGACAACGTTGACCATGTTGGTCACAACATGTTATTGTCAATGTATAATATTAACTCAATAGCAGTTGTTTGATTTTCGAATATAACACATTATTCTCCTAAAAGAAGAACACCTGCATGTTTCTGCTGCGCGTTCTAGTGTACTGTATCAACGTTGTTATTACAGACCCACATAGGAGCTTTAGCTGCTATAAAGTTTGATGTTCAAACTTAATGGCAATTATTTTTGAAAATATTGTTCCTTTTTCTCCCATGTAAAGACAGGGTATGTTA encodes the following:
- the LOC130402095 gene encoding transcription factor HES-5-like, whose protein sequence is MAPTINSAMTSSQDNLTLPHKIRKPLVEKLRRERINSSIEQLKSLLGPEFLKQEPDSKMEKADILEMTVDFLRQLQLSCLGNSVTGLTAANQGHSRCVQEVVHFLSKDEVKTLSNRRMLDHFQNLRTSSDTRLTEGGSIQLSSPLKPNITKGKSSVNSAVWRPW